In Halosegnis marinus, one genomic interval encodes:
- a CDS encoding fluoride efflux transporter FluC, whose protein sequence is MAVVIPLFVAVGGAAGAVCRHLVSERVERATADTLAVNTLGSLILGVVLAAPVGDAAALALGTGFCGAFTTFSSFAFETVRLAEDGFVRAATRNAVATLALALLGVTVGGLLGGLF, encoded by the coding sequence GTGGCTGTCGTGATTCCACTGTTCGTCGCCGTCGGCGGGGCGGCGGGCGCGGTCTGTCGCCACCTCGTGAGCGAGCGCGTCGAGCGCGCGACGGCCGACACGCTCGCCGTGAACACGCTCGGCAGTCTCATCTTGGGGGTCGTCCTCGCCGCGCCGGTCGGGGACGCCGCGGCGCTCGCGCTCGGGACCGGCTTCTGCGGCGCGTTCACGACGTTCTCGTCGTTCGCGTTCGAGACGGTTCGGCTGGCGGAGGACGGGTTCGTCCGCGCGGCGACGCGCAACGCCGTCGCGACGCTGGCGCTCGCGCTGCTCGGGGTCACGGTCGGAGGGCTGCTCGGCGGGCTGTTCTAG
- a CDS encoding HalX domain-containing protein has protein sequence MSERPTVLVIDDEPDLADLYAAWLTDEYDVRTAYGGEEGIDAMDGDVDVALIDRLMPDRSGDEVLDRFREGGYDCRVAMVTAVEPDFDIIEMGFDDYLVKPVRRDELQEAVEALLSRSAYDRQVREYYALVSKRAALESQKGDRELADSEAYAELVADIDRLRGDIDATLSEFTADDFEAELRRLDEDG, from the coding sequence GTGAGCGAGCGGCCGACGGTGCTCGTCATCGACGACGAGCCCGACCTCGCCGACCTGTACGCGGCGTGGCTGACCGACGAGTACGACGTCCGGACCGCCTACGGCGGCGAGGAGGGCATCGACGCGATGGACGGCGACGTGGACGTGGCCCTCATCGACCGGCTGATGCCGGACCGCTCGGGCGACGAGGTGCTCGACCGCTTCCGCGAGGGAGGGTACGACTGCCGGGTGGCGATGGTCACCGCCGTCGAACCCGACTTCGACATCATCGAGATGGGGTTCGACGACTACCTCGTGAAGCCGGTCCGGCGCGACGAGCTACAGGAGGCCGTCGAGGCGCTGTTGTCGCGCTCCGCGTACGACCGGCAGGTGCGCGAGTACTACGCGCTCGTCTCGAAGCGCGCGGCCCTCGAAAGTCAGAAGGGCGACCGCGAGCTCGCCGACAGCGAGGCGTACGCCGAACTCGTCGCGGACATCGACCGGCTGCGCGGCGACATCGACGCGACCCTCTCTGAGTTCACGGCCGACGACTTCGAGGCGGAGCTCCGGCGCCTCGACGAGGACGGCTAG